ATGCACAAAATTGGAGTTCAGTGAAACACAGGACCTGGTAAGGTTCACAGAAAGGCTATGAACATTTGAAAGTTGCTTGAGAGCTTTCCTGGACAGTGGACCACTTGCGCTATTCAGAAGGCTCAGCTTCTCCAAccgaagctgtgaaatgcagtgtGGCTCTAAAACATCTGGAAGAACAAATATTTAACTTTTGTTTATTCAATGCAGCATTATTTCAATAAAGACACCAATCACCATTACCAGAGTTTTCAAAATTATATGCAACTCATAGATACCAACAGCATTTTTCACAATATCGTATACATGCTACAACAGCTGATTTATATCATTCTGCTGCTATGATGCAAATGTATTAACTTCAGCTGTACTTTCAACACCAAggccaataaagatatcttttcaaaAAATAAACACATCCTGCTATAAAAAGTCATTGCTGGAGATGCTCTATCACTGTAATAAGCAAGGATGGAACCAAGTAAGGACAGTCCCACCAAAATGAATATGGAGAGGAGGCACTGGAGGACCATAGTGTGGTTCACAGTGTTAATAATAACTGTAACGAAGAAAACAATTAATAATGCACCATGATCAAAATCTCAGTTCATTAATTGTGAGTGGTTAGTGCCATTGTGATGCCACAGAAAGATCAGAAACCTGTTTAGAGAAATGTTTTTTAGTTGCTAACCAGGATGATCCTCAAGTCATGGCTACTTTTGACAGTAGAATATGATCCAGTTCAGCCATGTCTGCTGATAGTTAAATTAGTTGTGGCTGAAACACCCAACTTGATAAAGATTTTTAAAGACACCTTGTGACAGGTTGTCTGAAAGACACAGGTTTAAACACATTACAAACACTATTTCTGTCAGTCTACATGGACTGATAAGGAGCTGTAATATTCCAGGCAAACCTGGATTTTAAGTCACTTCACTGgcacatttattgtatattctagTGCAGCTCAGTGTCAAATGTGAAGTGTCTTaggatattttactacattaatgCTACGAAGATCCAGGCATCAGAAAATCTTTGATCCATCTAGCCCTATAATACAGTATCCCCATGGCTTGCTACTAATGACTCCAAATACAATCTGTTGACAAGTTCTTCCTTGAACCGATTAAGTTTCTTTTTCCAGCACATGCTAAGAATCTGGTCCATATATTCATCAGTCTTAAAAAGCAATACATTCCCTGTTTTTAAATTGCTTCCTTAGTCTGCAAATATAATCCTGGGTGCTTATATTTTATAAATGACAAAAACGTTTCTGGATTCTAATTTtctaaaacttttttttgctaTTCATATGGAAGATTGCctaaggaggtggggaataattttccatttttttttcccaactggCCTGTGTTTTTAAAAGTGGGTGTGCCTGTAATATGATTCATAACACCTCACATCTATAGAAGGCATACTGGATAGATAACTGGGCCACAGAACAATTCTTTATCCGTGCTTTTTTCATACCTGCCTCTTCAGAAGTCTTCATTTCTGGTGCTGTAAAACACAATGATAAATTCTCCCATGTGTCCACTGAACTCAATGATAGTTCTCTCAGTTTTGGCAACCGAAACAAAATATACTGAACTGATGCCAAAGGAGGGCTCTTCTGCCTCACATGAAGTGTCAAAGATTGCAACTTTTTTAATTCCGCAAGGAAGCACAGAGAACTGCTGTGGCCATACACAAAAGAACATAAAACCAAGGTTGTCAATTGTTTGAAGGTAGCCACCTCCCTCAGCAGATCTTGGTCTAGTATTAATGAACTATTACTCAGCTGTAGTTTGCGTAAGTTTGCCAGTGGTCTCAGAGCACGTAGCCTTTCCACGTTCATTTTCACATCCATAGAAACAGCTGCCAGGTTTGGAATTaaattcaccatcttctgcaACTGCTTCGGTGTTGCTTCCCTAATCACCAAACATCTTATTCTCCTCTTTCTCAGTGTAGTCCAAAAACACGAGTTACAGCTTTGTAAACTTTTTAGGACAATTGTTCTGTTCAGCCATAAAGTAGGATGGTCAATCAGTTGTTGTAAATACTTGCAAGTTGCACGAACATTAGCCTTTTCCTCAAATGTCAGATATCTAAATACTTCCAACAATATATCCTGAGGCAAGTTTAACCATTGTTGACCTACTTTTGCCATATTTGTAAAGTCTGAACTCTCTATTTATCTAAATTTTCTCTGAGGAGTGAGAAGAGAGACACCCACTGCAAGTCTATATTTCAGTGCTTGATATTAACTCTTCGGTGTATTACtggcaatatttatttcattttacatttctaTTTAGAAGCAAATACAATTTTTCTCCCCAGTGAATTCTGTCAACAAAATGTCTCTGTTGATTTAATACTTTTTTTGCATATTCAAGTTCATTTGCTTGTCTTGGAGCAGCTTCGAGATGATCTTGAGTGATAACGGATGAACAGTTATCTGATTATCGCCTCCTTCCAAATGAAGATGTACCTACTTCTTGAGGAGTACTGGCCCACTGTGGAAAGAAAGAATTAATACCTCAACAAAAATTGTCCAATCTATATCATTCTAAatcaccttttttttccttttatcctGATTTCATTCCATTTTTCACAAGCCAACTATCAGCCTGGATGTTTATAGGGAAAATGTGGAACTTAAAGAAACTAACATCAGCAATGAAATAGCACGggagaaattaatgagactgaaatgtgaccttgaaccttatggTTTACATCCAGGATTTTAAAAGACGTCACCACAGAGAGCTTTCATCTTCTGGAATTCCATAGGTTTTAACATCAACCCTATGGACTGGAAAGTACCACACATAACTggtattcaagaaaggagagagaaaaacaggccaGCTTAGCTAATCCAAGTTGTaaggaaaatgttagaatctaaCAACAGGCCACTTAGAAAGGCATAACATGCTTCAACAGAAAGGTTAGACAAATCctgctgcaattatataggcatgctatgttggtgccggaagcgtggcgacacttgcgggctgccccagaacactctacgcaaaagatgcatttcactgtgtgttttgatgtacatgtgactaataaagatatcttacctcaaTGCAATTATATagaatacaggtagttctgctataatgcatgTTTCCATTATCTGAATTGGATATAAAACGATTGATGAATTACAGAATGTTATTTGTACTACACGGGTTGAATTCAGTCAGGAACTAGAGAATCACATgttactttggaaactgacaagcagAGAAAAGCTGTGTgccttgggggagggggaggggggaggaggtacaTTTGCAGCTTAATTAATAAACACACTTCCTTCCTAACAATCTACAGTCTATGAATTCTAAATTCTAACAGGCCCATCATAACAGGGTGGCATTGTGTTGTGGTACAGCAGTTAGCGtgactgtctcacagctccagagacctcaGATAAAGTCTGTGAAGAGTTTACATTTCTCTCTATGACCATGTGAATTTTCTATGGGTGCTcaagtttcatcccacatcccaaagcttgttggtaagttaattaactactgtaaattaccatgTGGTATAGGCTAAAGGTAAAATGAATCAAAGGTGAATTAAGGGCcagacatgagagagaataagttgcagggatacaggaaaACAAGGAAatcacaaaagaaaataggagcggaAGCAGACCACCTAGCCCCTCAAacctttcaatgtgatcatgcCTCATCAGTTAGGTCATACAAGAATTCCTAAAATACTAGAACAGTATAGcgcatcccatctgcctgcatatggtccacatccctcgattccctgtCTGTTGGCACAGAtgagccaaagggcatgttccaaTGCTGTCTAACTcattcttaaatattgctatcatatctgtttctaccaccttccCTGCCAGCAGTCTCCAGGCAaaacactttctgtgtaaaaaaacatgccttgcaaatctcctttaaacttcccccctcatctttaacctatgccttctattatttgacatttccaccctgggaaaaagactctgtctaccctatctatccctctcaaaattttatatacacccctcagcttctgatgctccagataaaacaatccaaatttgtccaacctctccttatagctaatacactccaatccaggcaacatcctggtaaaccttttctgcatcctctccagagcctccacatccttcctatagtgtgataaccagaactccaaacaatactccaaatgtagcctaactaaagttttatatagcttcaacatgacttgccaacttttatgtacaatgccctcactgatgaagccaattttggatccatcttccaactcaccatggatcccatgtgattttatctaccatgagagaccttgtggAACACTTTTCtagagtccatgtagataacacccactgccctcatcaatcatcttcatcacttcctcaaaaaacccaaatcaaagttagaacatagaacactacagcacagtacaggcccttcggcccacaatgttgtgccgacattttatcctgctctaagatctagctaacacTTCCCTCtcacttagccctccatttctttatcattcctgtgtctcttaaatgcccctaatgtatctgcccccataacctcagccggcagtgatttccagatacccaccactctctgtataaaaaacttacccctgacattcccccttatatcttcctccaatcaccttaaaattatgccccctcgtattagccattttcgccctgggaaaaaaggctctgactgtccactcaatctatgcctctttagataagatctttattagtcacatgtacatcgaaacacacagtgaaatatatctttggaatgtgggaggaaacaggagcacccagaggaaacccacagacatggggagaacgtacaaactccttacagacagtggccggatttgaacccaggtcgctggcgctgtaaagcattgtgctctatcaagtcacctctcatcatccttctctgcaaagagaaaagccctagctcactcaacctatcctcataagacatgctctccaatccaggcagcatcctggtaaatctcctctgcaccttctctaaaacttccacatccttcctataatgaggtgaccagaactaaacatttGTTAGAAAATTTTTAGAAAATTTAGAACATGTTTGAAATTTGTTAAAAAATTAACTTTCTTATAGGAAAATTAgatcacagagacagagagggaaaaaaggactTTTGCCCCTTTGTTTTCTAAATAGCCTACTCCTCTGTTTTCTCTCCCCAGTTCTATTTTTCCAAGCATCTGCTCAATTCCTAAATGATCATTACAACAAAATCTGTTTTCACTGCTCTTTCAAgcaaggtatataaaattttaaaaaatcatctggGTAGTTTGCTTATCTTAAATTGGTGTGCTCCAATTACTAACACCCTGATTGTAGATTCAAGTTTTCCTTGTTTACTTAATCAAAACCCAT
The window above is part of the Pristis pectinata isolate sPriPec2 chromosome 1, sPriPec2.1.pri, whole genome shotgun sequence genome. Proteins encoded here:
- the im:7136021 gene encoding uncharacterized protein im:7136021, coding for MAKVGQQWLNLPQDILLEVFRYLTFEEKANVRATCKYLQQLIDHPTLWLNRTIVLKSLQSCNSCFWTTLRKRRIRCLVIREATPKQLQKMVNLIPNLAAVSMDVKMNVERLRALRPLANLRKLQLSNSSLILDQDLLREVATFKQLTTLVLCSFVYGHSSSLCFLAELKKLQSLTLHVRQKSPPLASVQYILFRLPKLRELSLSSVDTWENLSLCFTAPEMKTSEEADVLEPHCISQLRLEKLSLLNSASGPLSRKALKQLSNVHSLSVNLTRSCVSLNSNFVHSMLENLPNITELELSWNGPFADFVNILPSDLIRIDLINARLSNVDVQLLSDSSGKTLKHLSLVLCSGITETMLKRLPKQFPFLQTLDLSGYRLLNQEILFGLVEMAFLKEIVISNNPHLTDTIKQFRTLTDSRVHVTHESKRNHNECDCLFYSQFLS